A genomic segment from Nematostella vectensis chromosome 6, jaNemVect1.1, whole genome shotgun sequence encodes:
- the LOC5511479 gene encoding protein FAM124A — MVIMDFFKRCDSECTANSNDDLTTVKNISNTANLKSYLRNASTNHIPDPYQCTLQIRTKKGEGGFLKNLYRPLLEGIDPTFQFICIEESEDVEYPLTVWGDNLPSSSDNFVCTSLSVVLFLRETFGRLSALSMQKNLGAEPWRFHHRIELPLDVRPRVTARQDFYQAFPELPLWAISPVHYGNEHLRFHIVVKNFNQMKYFYELLTGVTPRGNSPGFCYFPIYTQKGLDIQISLKCLPQVSPRPSSGYKLQFKVENVGSLAPYCGGPLLPYGRNSWMTNDPDGNYVILEDVGTRDLHFGICENQDTSDYETASESFGSSGQDSLSEALGGHSGSTRIP, encoded by the coding sequence ATGGTCATCATGGACTTCTTTAAGAGATGCGATTCCGAATGCACTGCAAACAGTAATGACGACCTTACGACGGTGAAAAATATCAGCAACACAGCCAACTTAAAATCGTATCTTCGTAACGCATCAACCAATCATATTCCAGATCCATATCAGTGCACTTTACAAATACGAACTAAAAAAGGCGAAGGTGGATTTTTAAAGAACTTGTATAGACCACTCCTAGAAGGAATTGACCCAACCTTCCAGTTTATTTGTATCGAGGAGAGTGAAGACGTAGAATATCCACTGACAGTCTGGGGCGACAATCTCCCGAGCTCCTCTGACAACTTCGTGTGTACAAGCCTCAGTGTTGTACTTTTCCTTAGGGAGACATTCGGGCGTCTGTCGGCTCTATCTATGCAGAAGAATCTGGGCGCCGAGCCATGGCGATTCCATCATCGTATTGAGCTTCCGCTGGATGTTAGACCCCGAGTGACGGCTCGACAAGATTTCTATCAGGCGTTCCCCGAACTTCCACTCTGGGCGATCTCCCCAGTGCATTATGGGAATGAGCACTTGCGTTTTCACATCGTTGTTAAGAACTTCAATCAAATGAAATATTTCTACGAACTGTTAACTGGTGTCACGCCTCGCGGAAATTCACCgggtttttgttatttcccaATTTACACTCAAAAAGGGCTTGACATTCAAATATCTTTAAAGTgtctaccacaggtatcccctAGACCCTCCAGTGGATATAAGCTCCAGTTCAAAGTTGAGAACGTCGGTAGCTTAGCGCCTTACTGTGGGGGACCTTTGTTACCCTACGGACGAAACTCGTGGATGACGAATGATCCCGATGGGAATTACGTCATATTAGAAGATGTTGGAACACGTGATTTACATTTCGGAATCTGCGAGAACCAGGACACGTCAGATTACGAGACTGCATCCGAGAGCTTTGGGAGCTCAGGTCAGGACTCGCTTAGTGAGGCACTCGGGGGGCACTCGGGAAGCACTCGGATACCTTGA
- the LOC116617810 gene encoding uncharacterized protein LOC116617810, whose translation MLPTSLSQKVQPGAQVESRPLTTSAMKLLIGCLGLVVLLGAVTAQEDIASELKKMKTTLAAMTRQMMLQQLFVEERIRSDANSGVKRIRHNREGTRNYYAKTHTGATSVLAIHDHSNNDRTVGMGEFVGVLNGVEFRTRHNDYRLYMPHRTSAEYHDVENIPFPDVPPEVTQKKTVSEEIAEMREWFKAFKTQNHTVRDYRKYFKPVLCYLEGWWANATSDHIDEGFESDRHFIDATSWFDLQQKIRFTSYSGRKDNLENYSFLPTSIFNVDNDGYPQFAQWNYRILCNPVGRDIPLNRFRMVDEIGPRMARKRTFDEQVATRAARFQLNPMDTDKFVDRSTNRWALLDELMSEIPGKDNYQGDLQDEAFGLTAYTLKPGSKSKLKADRYHRWFKVTDKGAMGESDRHRGFSDENLFMAMTTQPKVAGMDQTLCEGRGKKKKCTTRTQRWTYAIPLEVIYLTPLSKWNPYKLHHKGAFNTPLGRTVEQGNRNGGKTLDKAFNGTHSKKYYLTPNEFFSGEEVGSGAADTTRNAVGVLNKDGTKVHLTRATGTRIFFPSIEGVGVVRQRYPIMPVHGEGSSVWKELEALKDVVFYSKTNGYILRESLNSGPIPTEPPQKSITLQVASARKDPPGAHTHQIITEITPDQVENMKKGKSMKVRTSERAGHDHDMVIKYNKWKKQFMIETCDQNDKGGLRCWDQHPKFLVAMPDE comes from the exons ATGTTGCCAACCAGCCTATCCCAGAAGGTCCAGCCGGGCGCACAGGTAGAGTCTCGTCCTCTTACG ACCTCTGCCATGAAGCTCTTAATTGGGTGCCTGGGTCTCGTGGTTCTACTCGGAGCAGTAACCGCGCAGGAAGACATTGCAAGCGAGTTGAAGAAGATGAAGACCACATTGGCGGCCATGACAAGACAGATGATGCTGCAGCAATTATTCGTCGAGGAGAGAATCCGCTCCGACGCCAACTCTGGCGTCAAGAGAATTCGCCACAACCGAGAGGGCACTCGAAATTACTACGCCAAAACCCATACCGGGGCCACGAGCGTTCTTGCTATCCACGACCACTCTAATAATGACCGCACGGTCGGGATGGGTGAGTTCGTGGGGGTGTTGAATGGGGTGGAGTTCCGCACAAGGCATAATGACTACCGTCTGTACATGCCGCACCGCACAAGTGCAGAGTACCACGACGTGGAGAATATACCATTCCCTGATGTACCGCCTGAG GTGACCCAGAAGAAGACTGTCTCCGAAGAGATAGCCGAGATGCGCGAATGGTTCAAGGCGTTTAAGACGCAAAATCACACCGTGCGAGATTACCGGAAGTACTTCAAGCCAGTCTTGTGCTACCTGGAGGGCTGGTGGGCCAACGCGACTTCTGACCACATCGACGAAGGCTTTGAAAGCGACCGGCACTTTATCGACGCCACAAGCTGGTTTGACTTGCAGCAAAAGATCCGCTTTACTTCCTACTCAGGACGCAAAGACAACCTCGAAAACTACTCGTTTTTACCCACGTCCATTTTCAATGTAGACAACGATGGTTACCCCCAATTTGCGCAGTGGAATTACAGAATTCTGTGCAATCCAGTCGGACGCGACATCCCCTTGAATCGCTTCCGAATGGTTGACGAGATCGGCCCGAGGATGGCCCGGAAGCGCACTTTTGACGAGCAAGTTGCGACTAGGGCTGCCCGATTCCAGCTGAATCCAATGGACACGGATAAGTTTGTAGATAGATCAACCAATAGATGGGCTCTCTTGGACGAGCTTATGAGTGAG ATTCCTGGCAAAGACAACTACCAGGGCGACTTGCAAGATGAAGCATTCGGTCTCACGGCATACACTCTAAAGCCAGGTTCGAAGAGCAAGCTCAAAGCAGACAGATACCATCGCTGGTTTAAAGTCACCGACAAAGGGGCGATGGGAGAGTCGGATCGGCATCGAGGCTTCTCTGACGAAAATCTGTTTATGGCTATGACAACACAGCCCAAG GTTGCAGGAATGGACCAAACATTATGCGAAGGAagagggaaaaaaaagaaatgcacGACGCGCACGCAAAGGTGGACGTACGCCATCCCCTTAGAGGTGATCTACCTGACCCCCCTGAGCAAGTGGAACCCTTACAAACTGCACCACAAGGGCGCCTTCAACACGCCCTTGGGCAGAACGGTGGAGCAGGGGAACCGAAACGGAGGCAAGACCCTTGACAAGGCGTTCAACGGAACACACAGCAAGAAGTACTACTTGACTCCGAACGAGTTCTTCTCGGGGGAGGAAGTTGGATCAGGTGCTGCCGACACGACAAGGAATGCGGTCGGAGTACTCAACAAAGATG GTACAAAAGTTCACTTGACCAGAGCCACTGGAACACGCATCTTTTTCCCAAGCATCGAGGGCGTCGGCGTGGTGCGCCAAAG GTACCCAATCATGCCTGTACATGGCGAGGGGTCGTCCGTCTGGAAGGAACTGGAGGCCCTTAAGGATGTGGTCTTTTATTCTAAAACCAACGGGTATATCCTAAGGGAATCCCTCAACAGTGGTCCTATCCCCACGGAGCCCCCCCAGAAGAGTATAACGCTACAAGTGGCAAGCGCCCGCAAGGACCCTCCTGGTGCTCACACCCATCAGATCATTaccgagataacaccagaccag gtcGAGAATATGAAAAAAGGAAAGTCCATGAAGGTTCGCACTAGCGAACGCGCAGGTCACGACCACGACATGGTAATCAAGTACAATAAGTGGAAGAAGCAGTTTATGATCGAGACTTGTGATCAAAACGACAAGGGCGGTCTGCGGTGCTGGGATCAGCATCCAAAGTTCTTAGTTGCGATGCCCGACGAGTAA